The following are encoded in a window of Chryseobacterium sp. genomic DNA:
- the rfbC gene encoding dTDP-4-dehydrorhamnose 3,5-epimerase: MKMYPTPLKDCYILEPTIFEDERGYFYEKFNERRFEELTGMNGHFVQDNISKSSYGVLRGLHLQKGDHAQAKLVSCLEGRVWDVAVDLRLGSATFGQWYGVELTGENKRQFYVPRGFGHGFSVLSETAVFAYKCDNFYDKASEGGVLWNDEDLGIDWKLPAEDVVLSDKDRIMPRFAERNF, translated from the coding sequence ATGAAAATGTATCCCACGCCATTAAAAGACTGCTATATCCTGGAACCTACTATATTTGAGGATGAACGAGGCTATTTTTATGAGAAATTCAACGAAAGAAGGTTTGAAGAACTTACCGGCATGAACGGTCATTTCGTGCAGGACAATATTTCAAAATCTTCCTACGGTGTACTTCGCGGACTGCATCTGCAGAAAGGAGACCATGCCCAGGCTAAGCTTGTATCATGTCTGGAAGGCCGTGTTTGGGATGTTGCGGTAGACCTGAGACTGGGTTCAGCCACTTTTGGTCAGTGGTACGGTGTAGAGCTTACGGGCGAAAATAAAAGGCAGTTTTACGTTCCGCGCGGCTTTGGCCATGGGTTTTCGGTGCTGTCTGAAACGGCAGTCTTTGCTTATAAATGTGATAACTTCTATGATAAAGCGTCCGAAGGAGGTGTGCTGTGGAATGATGAAGACCTGGGCATAGACTGGAAACTGCCGGCCGAAGATGTTGTACTGTCGGATAAAGACCGTATAATGCCCCGTTTCGCGGAAAGAAATTTTTAA
- a CDS encoding septal ring lytic transglycosylase RlpA family protein: MMKRLVLVIIMMISALGLYSFKNDTNDNDEVKTSYASYYHDKFNGRKTASGEKFNNSKMTAAHRTLPFGTKVKVTNLRTDQSVVVVINDRGPFTASRALDLSKAAFDEIGDLNRGTMPIEYEILD, from the coding sequence ATGATGAAAAGATTAGTTCTCGTAATCATAATGATGATTTCAGCTCTTGGCCTTTATTCTTTCAAGAATGATACCAATGATAACGATGAGGTGAAAACAAGTTATGCGTCGTACTACCACGACAAGTTCAACGGACGGAAAACCGCCAGCGGTGAGAAGTTCAACAATTCAAAAATGACAGCGGCGCACCGCACGCTTCCTTTCGGAACTAAAGTAAAAGTTACCAATTTGCGCACAGATCAAAGCGTAGTTGTAGTAATTAATGACAGAGGCCCTTTTACAGCTTCACGCGCCCTGGATCTTTCCAAAGCTGCATTTGATGAAATCGGAGACCTGAACCGCGGTACGATGCCTATAGAATACGAAATACTTGATTAA
- a CDS encoding NAD-dependent epimerase/dehydratase family protein, which produces MKISITGASGFVGSNLSVFLKEKHADLLLLSLRSEDWRDQLDRSSDVVIHLAGKAHDTANAASDEEYYNVNTELTKDLFKEFQRSGIRDFFYFSSVKAVADTVTGILEEEHSPDPQTAYGKSKRLAEEYLLSQPLPPGKRLFIIRPCMIHGPGNKGNLNLLYKMVSRNMPWPLAAYENSRSFLSIDNLHFLVWQMIHKELPSGIYHFADDQPIPTNQLVQLIGAATGKKVKLWNIPQKLISFAAQSGDILPLPLNTERLKKLTESYVVSNARIKQVLGIANLPVTAEEGLLKTLKSFNK; this is translated from the coding sequence ATGAAAATAAGCATCACCGGCGCCAGCGGCTTTGTTGGATCAAATTTATCAGTTTTCTTGAAGGAGAAGCATGCCGATTTACTTTTGCTGTCGCTTCGGAGTGAGGACTGGCGCGACCAACTGGACAGATCCTCGGATGTCGTAATACACCTGGCGGGGAAAGCACATGATACGGCAAACGCTGCGTCGGATGAGGAATATTATAATGTCAATACGGAACTCACCAAAGATCTTTTTAAAGAATTTCAGAGGTCCGGAATCCGGGACTTCTTCTATTTCAGCAGTGTAAAGGCTGTTGCCGACACCGTTACAGGTATCCTGGAGGAAGAACACAGTCCCGATCCGCAAACGGCCTACGGAAAATCCAAGCGCCTGGCGGAGGAGTACTTGCTTTCGCAGCCACTGCCTCCCGGCAAACGGCTGTTCATTATCCGCCCCTGTATGATACACGGCCCCGGTAACAAAGGGAATCTTAACCTGCTTTATAAAATGGTTTCACGCAATATGCCGTGGCCACTGGCAGCATATGAGAACAGCCGCAGTTTTTTAAGTATTGACAATCTTCATTTTCTTGTATGGCAAATGATTCATAAAGAATTGCCTTCAGGGATTTATCATTTTGCTGATGACCAGCCCATTCCTACCAACCAATTGGTGCAGCTCATTGGCGCGGCTACAGGAAAGAAGGTGAAGCTTTGGAATATCCCGCAGAAATTAATATCTTTCGCAGCCCAAAGCGGAGACATCCTGCCCCTGCCGCTAAACACGGAACGACTGAAAAAACTGACTGAAAGTTATGTAGTAAGCAATGCCAGAATTAAGCAGGTACTGGGTATAGCGAATCTGCCTGTTACGGCCGAAGAAGGTCTGCTGAAGACCCTGAAAAGTTTTAATAAATAG
- a CDS encoding MraY family glycosyltransferase, with protein sequence MEYIIIAAAVLLFSLVYFRIANHYHIVDKPNRRSAHSEVTIRGGGVVYPFVFLLYVLYGQLFSGGATEDYLLFGSGLFILCAVSFVDDLRGLSSKVRLIFQFMAVLFLFYFVEAANTTSVYLIPIAVILTIGVLNAFNFMDGINGMSGLYSLVTLISLYIVNQSLSFTDSGFILYPALASLVFLFFNFRKRAVCFMGDVGSMGVAFWIAAITGQLIIATGELKWILLLSVYGTDSVFTIVERLRLGENIFKAHRRHLYQLFANEKGFSHISVSSAYALVQILINALVIFTDVSDAILIPVVLLISSFAYLFIKKQVKKQISQAS encoded by the coding sequence ATGGAGTATATCATCATCGCGGCTGCAGTACTGCTGTTCAGCCTTGTATATTTTCGGATTGCCAATCATTATCATATCGTTGACAAACCGAACAGGCGCAGTGCGCACAGCGAGGTTACGATACGTGGAGGCGGCGTGGTATATCCTTTTGTTTTCCTGCTGTATGTTTTGTATGGGCAGCTGTTTTCCGGAGGCGCGACCGAAGATTACCTGCTTTTTGGCTCAGGCCTGTTCATTTTATGTGCGGTAAGTTTTGTGGATGACCTGCGCGGTCTCAGCTCCAAGGTAAGACTGATCTTCCAGTTTATGGCCGTACTCTTTCTTTTCTATTTTGTGGAAGCTGCAAATACGACTTCTGTCTATTTAATCCCCATAGCGGTAATCCTAACCATAGGAGTTCTTAATGCCTTTAATTTTATGGACGGCATTAACGGAATGTCCGGACTGTACAGTCTGGTGACCCTTATCAGTCTTTATATTGTCAATCAATCGCTATCATTTACGGATAGCGGTTTCATCCTTTATCCTGCTTTGGCCAGTTTGGTCTTCCTTTTCTTTAATTTCCGAAAAAGGGCAGTCTGCTTTATGGGTGATGTAGGCAGTATGGGCGTCGCATTCTGGATTGCGGCCATTACAGGACAGCTAATTATTGCCACGGGGGAACTGAAATGGATACTGCTGCTTAGCGTTTACGGTACCGACAGTGTTTTTACCATTGTAGAAAGACTCCGACTTGGCGAAAATATATTTAAGGCACACCGGAGGCACCTTTATCAGCTTTTTGCCAATGAAAAAGGATTTTCGCATATTTCGGTAAGTTCCGCCTACGCACTTGTCCAGATTCTCATCAATGCGCTGGTTATTTTTACTGATGTATCGGATGCCATCCTTATTCCGGTCGTATTGCTGATCAGTTCATTTGCTTACCTGTTCATTAAGAAGCAAGTAAAGAAACAAATATCACAGGCCTCATGA
- the rimO gene encoding 30S ribosomal protein S12 methylthiotransferase RimO, whose translation MRTKSTGRKKINIVTLGCSKNVYDSEVLMGQLEASGKEVVHEDRGDVVVINTCGFIDNAKEESINTILDFVEAKKRGEVEQVFVTGCLSERYKPDLIREIPDVDQYFGTRDLPLLLKHLGADYRQELVGERLTTTPRHYAYLKIAEGCDRPCSFCAIPLMRGKNVSTPIENLVIEAEKLAKKGVKELILIAQDLTYYGLDIYKKRALGDLLLRLVTVEGIEWIRLHYAFPTGFPEDVLEIIKNEPKVCNYIDIPLQHINSDILKAMKRGTSHEKTNALLDKFRLMVPDMAIRTTLIVGFPGETEERFQELKEWVRTQRFDRLGCFTYSHEENTTAYALEDDVPQEVKESRVEEIMELQSQISWEKNQERIGKVYRCIFDRKEGNYFVGRTEFDSPDVDNTVLVEATDEVYISIGEFADVLITSAEEFDLYGKLV comes from the coding sequence ATGCGTACAAAATCAACAGGCAGAAAAAAAATCAATATCGTTACTCTTGGATGCTCCAAAAACGTGTATGACTCCGAAGTGCTTATGGGCCAGCTGGAAGCCAGCGGTAAGGAAGTGGTGCATGAAGACCGCGGCGATGTGGTAGTGATCAACACCTGCGGATTTATAGACAATGCCAAGGAAGAATCCATAAACACCATCCTGGATTTTGTAGAGGCTAAGAAAAGGGGAGAGGTGGAACAGGTTTTTGTTACCGGCTGCCTTTCCGAAAGATATAAGCCGGATCTCATCCGTGAGATTCCGGATGTGGACCAGTATTTTGGCACCCGTGATTTACCGCTGCTGCTAAAGCACCTGGGCGCAGATTACCGCCAGGAGTTGGTGGGTGAGCGGCTGACTACCACTCCCAGGCATTATGCCTACCTGAAGATCGCTGAAGGTTGCGACAGGCCCTGCTCCTTCTGTGCCATCCCGCTCATGAGGGGTAAGAACGTTTCCACACCTATTGAAAATCTCGTAATTGAGGCAGAAAAACTGGCAAAAAAAGGAGTGAAGGAACTGATCCTGATTGCGCAGGACCTCACTTATTATGGTCTGGATATTTATAAGAAGCGGGCGCTTGGTGATTTACTGCTCAGGCTTGTAACTGTTGAAGGTATTGAATGGATACGTCTGCACTATGCTTTCCCAACCGGTTTTCCGGAAGATGTATTGGAGATCATAAAAAATGAACCTAAAGTATGTAATTATATAGACATACCGCTTCAGCACATCAACTCAGATATCCTTAAGGCCATGAAGCGCGGGACCTCTCATGAGAAAACCAATGCACTGCTGGATAAATTCAGACTGATGGTGCCGGATATGGCCATTCGCACCACTTTGATCGTAGGTTTCCCCGGCGAAACTGAGGAACGTTTTCAGGAACTGAAGGAATGGGTGCGCACGCAGCGTTTTGACCGCCTGGGCTGCTTTACCTATTCCCATGAAGAGAATACTACGGCTTATGCACTGGAAGATGATGTGCCGCAGGAGGTAAAAGAATCCCGTGTAGAGGAAATCATGGAACTCCAGTCCCAGATTTCATGGGAAAAGAACCAGGAACGCATCGGCAAGGTGTACCGCTGCATCTTCGACAGGAAAGAAGGGAATTATTTTGTAGGCCGCACTGAATTTGACTCGCCCGATGTGGATAATACCGTACTGGTGGAAGCTACGGATGAGGTTTATATCTCCATAGGTGAGTTTGCAGATGTTCTGATTACCTCTGCTGAAGAATTCGACCTGTACGGCAAGCTGGTTTAG